In Longimicrobium sp., a single window of DNA contains:
- a CDS encoding IS3 family transposase translates to MNLGGRTRFSAEEKASVLALVERATTRTGWTVGRVLKCLGLSKGRYYEWARRAAADCLADRSTATASSGGILDEEKQAVIRYALARPKDGYRRLAWQMVDEDVAYVSPSSVYRILNDADLLYRWKRGRGVGEPPPRPVRPHERWHTDIMYLRVEGTWYFLVTVLDGYSRYVVHWELLTSMRAADVRLVLQEALERTGARPQVVSDNGSQFTAGEFKDLVKRFELEHIRIRTYHPESNGTLERFHRSTREALAADDLNNLGKARELIGRWVEHYNNNRLHAGLGYLPPAEYYRGDPDRRFAERREKLEQGRRERERRRKEPIKAAA, encoded by the coding sequence CTGAACCTCGGTGGCCGCACGCGCTTCTCCGCGGAAGAGAAGGCGTCCGTGCTGGCGCTGGTTGAGCGGGCGACGACCCGGACCGGCTGGACGGTCGGGCGAGTGCTCAAGTGCCTGGGGCTGTCAAAGGGGCGCTACTACGAGTGGGCGCGGCGCGCGGCCGCCGACTGCCTGGCGGACCGATCCACGGCAACTGCGTCATCAGGGGGGATTCTCGACGAGGAGAAGCAGGCGGTGATCCGCTACGCCCTGGCGCGCCCGAAGGACGGCTACCGCAGGCTCGCGTGGCAGATGGTGGACGAGGATGTCGCGTACGTGAGCCCATCGAGCGTGTACCGCATCCTGAACGATGCGGACCTGTTGTACCGCTGGAAGCGCGGCCGGGGCGTGGGCGAGCCGCCGCCGAGGCCCGTGCGGCCCCACGAGCGCTGGCACACGGACATCATGTACCTGCGCGTGGAGGGTACCTGGTATTTCCTCGTGACGGTGCTGGACGGCTACAGCCGGTACGTGGTGCATTGGGAGTTGCTGACCTCCATGCGGGCCGCCGACGTGCGGCTGGTGCTCCAGGAGGCGCTGGAGCGCACGGGCGCCAGGCCGCAGGTGGTGAGCGACAACGGGTCGCAGTTCACGGCGGGCGAGTTCAAGGACCTGGTGAAGCGCTTCGAGCTGGAGCATATCCGGATCCGGACTTATCACCCGGAGTCGAACGGGACGCTGGAGCGCTTCCACCGCAGCACGCGCGAGGCGCTGGCCGCGGATGACCTCAACAACTTGGGCAAGGCACGCGAGCTCATCGGCCGCTGGGTGGAGCACTACAACAACAACCGGCTGCACGCGGGCCTGGGATATCTGCCGCCGGCGGAGTACTATCGCGGCGACCCTGACCGGCGCTTCGCGGAGCGGAGGGAGAAGCTTGAGCAGGGCCGCCGCGAACGAGAGCGGCGCCGGAAGGAGCCGATCAAAGCAGCGGCGTGA
- a CDS encoding transposase, whose translation MPKGRQHTADEKLKILEEARQPGTTVAEVLRRHHLDATTFYRWERQAKDALRQAFNGAPRRDSDAKDREIERLRAELARKSRVIAEVVEENLGLKKSL comes from the coding sequence ATGCCCAAGGGGCGGCAGCACACGGCGGATGAGAAGTTGAAGATCCTGGAAGAGGCGCGCCAGCCGGGTACCACCGTGGCGGAGGTGCTGCGCCGCCACCATCTGGATGCGACCACGTTTTACCGCTGGGAGCGACAGGCGAAGGACGCGCTGCGGCAAGCGTTCAACGGCGCACCGCGGCGTGATTCGGATGCGAAGGATCGGGAGATCGAGCGCCTGAGGGCAGAGCTGGCGCGCAAGAGCCGGGTGATTGCCGAGGTGGTGGAGGAGAATCTTGGGCTAAAAAAAAGTCTCTGA
- a CDS encoding nucleotidyltransferase domain-containing protein — MEQTSPLASLLGSDARARILVHFVVYPRSRLSVRALGRRTGVAGKRSLQIELDRLAGLGLLERSREGRVVLVGRNHSHPQWPALASLVQEYAPALILESVLADVPGLEAAFIFGSFARGDARPDSDIDLFVYGDRIPDGAVGKALLDASVVLDRPIDAKRYDSPTFRRDVRPGASFLPSALNGPKLWLLGSPDRLPPAEALFS; from the coding sequence ATGGAACAAACGAGTCCCCTGGCGAGCCTTTTGGGCTCCGACGCGCGAGCGCGCATCCTCGTCCACTTCGTTGTGTACCCGCGTTCCCGCCTGAGTGTTCGCGCACTGGGGCGGCGCACCGGTGTGGCGGGGAAGAGGTCGCTGCAGATCGAGCTCGACCGGCTAGCCGGCCTGGGGCTCCTGGAGCGCAGCCGGGAGGGCCGGGTCGTGCTCGTGGGGCGCAACCACTCGCATCCGCAGTGGCCCGCGTTGGCCTCGCTGGTGCAGGAGTACGCGCCGGCGCTGATTCTGGAGTCGGTGCTGGCGGACGTTCCCGGCCTGGAAGCCGCGTTCATCTTCGGCTCCTTCGCCCGTGGAGACGCGCGGCCGGACAGCGACATCGACCTCTTCGTGTACGGCGACCGAATCCCGGATGGGGCCGTAGGCAAGGCGCTGCTCGACGCTTCCGTCGTCCTTGACCGTCCCATCGATGCGAAGCGCTACGACTCCCCCACCTTCCGGCGCGACGTGCGGCCCGGCGCCAGCTTCCTGCCGAGCGCGCTGAACGGCCCCAAGCTCTGGCTCCTCGGCTCCCCCGACCGCCTTCCGCCCGCGGAGGCCCTTTTCTCGTGA
- a CDS encoding DUF305 domain-containing protein: MTTSSPRRTLALLLGAVICGGAAQAEAQGHSHGGQHTHAAVPADSVHRPWTAADVHFMSHMIGHHAQAIEMARLAPTHGANPTVRRLAERIINAQQDEIATMQQWLRDRKQPVPEARASATMTMTTNGVEHQMKMPGMLSDAQMKQLDEARGPEFDRLFLTFMIQHHRGAVAMVEELFGTHGAGQDETVFKFASDVNVDQITEIARMQQMLIAILFEGGTP; encoded by the coding sequence ATGACTACATCATCCCCCCGACGGACTCTGGCGCTGCTGCTGGGCGCGGTGATCTGCGGCGGCGCTGCGCAGGCGGAGGCGCAGGGCCACTCGCACGGCGGGCAGCACACGCACGCGGCGGTGCCGGCGGACAGCGTGCACCGGCCGTGGACCGCGGCGGACGTGCACTTCATGTCGCACATGATCGGGCACCACGCGCAGGCCATCGAGATGGCGCGCTTGGCGCCCACGCACGGCGCCAACCCCACCGTGCGCCGGCTGGCCGAGCGCATCATCAACGCCCAGCAGGACGAGATCGCCACGATGCAGCAGTGGCTCCGCGACCGGAAGCAGCCGGTGCCGGAGGCGCGCGCGTCGGCCACGATGACGATGACCACGAACGGCGTCGAGCACCAGATGAAGATGCCTGGGATGCTCAGCGACGCGCAGATGAAGCAGCTGGACGAGGCGAGGGGACCGGAGTTCGACCGGCTCTTTCTCACCTTCATGATCCAGCACCACCGCGGCGCGGTCGCCATGGTGGAGGAGCTGTTCGGCACGCACGGCGCCGGGCAGGACGAGACGGTGTTCAAGTTCGCATCGGACGTGAACGTCGATCAGATCACCGAGATCGCGCGGATGCAGCAGATGCTGATCGCGATTCTCTTCGAAGGAGGCACCCCGTGA